The region GTTTGCCAAATGCTCCTGGTCGCCCTGGGGCTGGTGTACTTCAGCGCTACGATGGGCGCCGGGCTCCGGTTCCTGCGCCGTTCCCGGACTGCTGCCCGTTCACCCGAGCGGCTGGGGGAGTCCGATGTCGTCTACTTCCTGATCCCGTGTCTGAACGAGGCCGCGGTGATCCGCGAGACAGTCAGCAGGCTCCTCACCGACGACCGCGTCCATGTGGTCGTCATCGATGATGCCTCGGACGACGACACCGGCCCGCTGGCTGAGCAGGCCGCCCACGGAATGGGGCGCGTGGGGGAGCTGTACGTCGTGCGCCGTGAACTTCCCGCCGCCCGCCAGGGCAAGGGCCCCGCGCTTAACGCCGGATTCGCTCTGATCGCCTCCGAGATCAGCAGCCGGGACCTGGACGCCTCCCGCGTCGTGGTCTGCGTGATGGATGCCGATGGACGCCTGTCTGATGGCGCCATCGACGAGGTCCTGCCGTTGTTCAACGACCCGGCCGTGGGGGGAGTGCAACTGGCCGTACGGATCCGCAACCGCACTAGCTGGTTGACCTCGATCCAGGACATGGAATTCTGGGCTCTGTCGGCGATCTCACAGTTCGGCAGGGCCGGGACCGGCACGGTCAGCCTGGGAGGAAACGGCCAGTTCACCCGTCTCAGCGCGCTCCTGGCCATGGACGGGGGACCATGGGCGCAGGCTCTCACCGAAGACCTGGAACTCGCCCTGGACCTGGCGGCCGAAGGCTGGGTTCTCACGACCACCACCACCGCGCACGTCGACCAGCAAGGCCTCCTGTCGCTGAGCCGGCTCATCAACCAGCGCACCCGCTGGTTCCAGGGACACATGACCGCGATCCGCCACGTCCCCAGGATCTGGGGCTCCCCCCACATCCCCCACCTCGCGTCACTCGAGATGATCCTCTACCTGCTGGTTCCCTGGACCCTGGTCCTGCCGTGGTCGATCGTCTTCCACGCCAGCTTGTTCGTCATGCTCGATGGCATGACCACCCACGGGTACGCTCTCCTCTTCGGACCCGATTCCACGCCAGGAGCAGAGAGCATCGCGCTCTGGTACGGCCTGTCCTTCGCCCCGAACCTCGTGGCCGCCTACTTCTACCGCTTGCGGGCACCCGAGGTGTCCTGGCTGCGCGCCCTGGTCCTCGGCCACCTGCTGGTCCCTGCCAACTACATCGCCTACGTGGCCTGCTGGCGCGCGTTGCGGCGCCTCTGCCAGGGCAAGACCGGCTGGGTCAAGACAGCTCGTGTCAAAGAGACGCCCGCTGAGCCTGCGGCCACTCGTACGGGGCCGGCCGGCGCAGGACCGGTAGGCCTGGGCACTTCGTCGGACGGGGGAGAGACATGAACACCGCCCCGGGCGCCGGTGCCCTACTGCGTTCACCCCGATACCTGCTGGTACGCCCGCTGCTTGCGCTGGCCGCTTTGTCCGTTGCGGTTGCATCAGTACGCGAGGCGGCCCTGATCCGGGCCGCCGAGTCCAGTTCCGCTGCCGTGATCCTGCGCAGTGTCTTCGGTCTACAGGCCGTCGGATTCCCCCGCACCGCCGACTTCTACCTGCGGATCGAGCCTGAGCGCTGGATCGGACTGCATGTCGCCACATCGTGCAGCACCGCCATGCTGCTGCCGGGGCTCGCTGCGATGACGGCAGTCCTCTTGCTTCTGCGCCCGTTGCCGCCGCTCGCCACCTTGTCAGCGCTGGTTGCCGCCACCGCTGTCCTGTTCACGTGCAATCTCGGGCGGATCCTCATGATCAGCCTGGCGGCCGAGTGGGGAGGTGGCAGGGGATTCCATCTGGCGCACACCTGGCTGGGGACCGCGGTGACGATCGCTGCCGCGACTCTGGCGGCCGGCGTCTACCTCCACATTCTCAGCCAGGGCAAGCGTTCCCGGGTCACCCGCACACGCCAGAACCCGACCCCGACCGTGCGATCGTAGGAGACGCGCAGATGCTCGCGGGAAAGGGACGTACCACCAGCGGCGTACCCGCAGGCCGGTTGATGCCGGCCACAGCTGGGACAGTGGCGGGCAGGGTGCGCAAGAAGGCCAACACGGGCGAGCAAGCCACTCGTGTCGTGGACGTGACCGCCCCGATCACCGCCGGGCCGGCGCAGGACGACTCGGCACACCGCTGGCCCCGCCGTCTCCGCCGGTACCCCCCGCCGCCACCCATGCCATGGCCGCCACCGTGTGACAGGGCCTCAGAACAGCCCCAAAGACGCCGAAGCTCCGGGCGCCACCCGGGACAAGCCACAACTACGCGGCCCTCATGGCGTCATGACCGTGCCCGTAGCAGCTCCACAGGGGCGTGAACGCCTCCTCCCTCTGCGTGGCAAGGTCTCGTGCGCGTACCGGCAGAAGGCCCCGCAAAACCCGGCTCACAGGTGACAGGTGCCACGAGCGCACCTTTGAAGCAAGGCAGGCAATGGCAAACCGACATGAAGTTGCAGTAGTTCTGGGTACGCGCCCGGAAATCATCAAGCTGGCGGGGGTGGTCCGCACCCTGGGGGAGACAGCACGGGTCATCTTCACCGCCCAGCACTACCAGGATGACCTGTCAGATGTGTTCTTCCGGTCACTCGGCCTTCCGCAGCCCTACCTGAGCCTCGCGGGCATCGGCGGCGCCAGCCGCGGGATGCAGATCGCGCAAGGAGTCGACCAACTGGTCCAGCACTTCGAAACCCAGCGGCCACACCTGGTGATCGTCCAGGGGGACACGAACGCGACCTCAGCCGGCGCCCAGGCGGCCAACTACTGCGGGATCCCGCTCCTGCATGTGGAAGCGGGCCTGCGCTCCTACGACCGGGACATGCCGGAGGAGATCAACCGGAAGGTCGTGTCGGTCATGGCCGACGTGCACTGCGCCCCCACGGTCTGCAACGCGAACAACCT is a window of Kitasatospora kifunensis DNA encoding:
- a CDS encoding exosortase/archaeosortase family protein: MNTAPGAGALLRSPRYLLVRPLLALAALSVAVASVREAALIRAAESSSAAVILRSVFGLQAVGFPRTADFYLRIEPERWIGLHVATSCSTAMLLPGLAAMTAVLLLLRPLPPLATLSALVAATAVLFTCNLGRILMISLAAEWGGGRGFHLAHTWLGTAVTIAAATLAAGVYLHILSQGKRSRVTRTRQNPTPTVRS
- a CDS encoding glycosyltransferase family 2 protein, whose protein sequence is MLLVALGLVYFSATMGAGLRFLRRSRTAARSPERLGESDVVYFLIPCLNEAAVIRETVSRLLTDDRVHVVVIDDASDDDTGPLAEQAAHGMGRVGELYVVRRELPAARQGKGPALNAGFALIASEISSRDLDASRVVVCVMDADGRLSDGAIDEVLPLFNDPAVGGVQLAVRIRNRTSWLTSIQDMEFWALSAISQFGRAGTGTVSLGGNGQFTRLSALLAMDGGPWAQALTEDLELALDLAAEGWVLTTTTTAHVDQQGLLSLSRLINQRTRWFQGHMTAIRHVPRIWGSPHIPHLASLEMILYLLVPWTLVLPWSIVFHASLFVMLDGMTTHGYALLFGPDSTPGAESIALWYGLSFAPNLVAAYFYRLRAPEVSWLRALVLGHLLVPANYIAYVACWRALRRLCQGKTGWVKTARVKETPAEPAATRTGPAGAGPVGLGTSSDGGET